The DNA window TCCGCGAGCAGGTCACAGCGCAGTGCCGGCGCTTCCCGGTCTACGGCTGAGTGGATCTGCCCTCCTGCGCTGACGGGATGGCCTGCCACGATCCGGTTCGCACCCCGGTCGTGGCTTGTGCTTCGCGTCCGCAAGGGATGTAATCACCGATCATGCATTGTCCTTTCTGCCAGCACGAAGACACCCGGGTCATCGACTCCCGTCTGACCGATGACGGTACGACCGTGCGTCGGCGGCGCGAGTGCCCGCAGTGCGGCGAGCGCTTCAATACTTTCGAGACGGCCGAGTTGAAGCTGCCGGCTGTGGTCAAGAGCGGCGAGCGGCGGGAAAGCTTCGACGAGGCCAAGCTGCGGGTGAGTTTCGAGCGTGCCCTGCAGAAGCGGCCGGTTCACAGCGAGGCCATCGATATCGCGGTGCGAGCGGTCATCGATGATCTGCGGCGCAGTGGCGAGCGCGAAGTGGCCTCGCGCCAGGTCGGCGAGCTGGTGATGCGCGAGCTGAAGAAACTGGACCATGTCGCCTATGTCCGGTTTGCCTCGGTGTATCGCAAGTTCGAGGACGTGCAGGCCTTTCTGCAGGAAATCGACAAGCTGCAGCATGACTTGCCGGGTCTGGAGACCTTGCAGATCTCGCTGTTGGGCGAAGACGCCCACAGTCGCCGCAAGAAATAGACATGGCTTCAGCTTCCGGGTCCAGGTTTCTTCCGGTCCGGGAGAGGTCTTGATGCCTGATCGAAAGTCGGTCTCGGCAGTGCCATCGCGCGGTCTGCCTGCAGGCAGCCGCACCTTTCCCATCCGTATCGGCGGGCCTTGGGGCCGCCCTGTTCAGGATCAGCATGTCCCAGTTTCCGTTTTCCGCGCTTGATCAGGCCTGCATGACCCAGGCGCTTGCCCTCGCGGCCAAGGGCCTGTACACCACGGACCCCAATCCCCGGGTCGGCTGCGTCATCGCCACGGGCGAAGGTGTTGTCGGTCAGGGCTGGCATCGTCGTGCCGGCGAGCCTCATGCCGAAGTGCATGCCTTGCGCGAGGCCGGAGCTCAGGCTCACGGGGCCACGGCTTATGTGACGTTGGAACCCTGTGCCCATCACGGCCGCACGCCGCCCTGCGCCGATGCGCTGATCGAGGCCGGCGTGGCACGGGTGGTGGTGGCCTGTCAGGACCCCTTTCCGGCGGTGGCCGGGCAGGGCATCGAGCGGTTGCGGCAGGCCGGCATCCAGGTGGATATCGGACTGTTGCAGGCCGAGGCCCGTGCGCTGAACGCAGGCTTTTTCAGCCGGATCGAGCGTGGCCGCCCCTGGTTGCGCCTGAAAATGGCGATGAGTCTGGATGGCCGCACGGCCTTGGTGAATGGTGAATCCCGATGGATCACCGGTGAGGCGGCGCGCGCCGATGCACATCGCTGGCGAGCCCGCAGCTCGGCCATTCTCAGCAGTGCGGCGACGGTGCTGGCAGATGACCCCCTGCTGACGGCGCGGCTGCAGGACGAGGCGGTCGAGGTCGTCACGCCGGTACGGGTGATTCTGGATCGCTGGCTGCGGACGCCGGACGATGCCCGGGTGCTGGATGGCTCGGCGCCGACCTGGCTGCTGCACGGCGAGCTGGCCAAGCCATCCGCGATCCAGGCTGCCCGGGCCCGTTGCGTGGTGATGCCCGAGCGTGGCAAACACCTGGATCTGGTGGCCGTCATGCAGTGGCTGGCGAGCGAGGGCATCAACGAGGTTCACCTCGAGGCCGGGCCGACGCTGGCCGGCGCCTTGTTCACGGCAGGTTTGGCGGATGAATTGCTGATCTATATGGCACCGGTGCTGCTGGGGGACCATGCCATGCCCTTGCTGCAGCTGCCCAATCTGCTGAGCATGGATGAACGTTGGGATCTGCAGCCGCTGGAGCAGACCATGCTGGGAGCCGACCTGCGCTTGCGTTTCGCCTGCCTGGACTGAGTCCGGTCAGCTGGAGGGCGGGGTCTGGCTTCGGAGTGGCCTGCTCGATGTCTGCCCGGTTCCGGAGTCGGCCCGGATCAACTCCGGGTCGCCACGCACAGTGAGCAGATGATGCCGGGCTGACCGGCCGGCCGGAGCACGTCCGGACGTTCAAAGGTCTGCCCGCAGACCGTGCAGTCATAGTCTCCGGCGGCGGGATTGCCTTCAGCGTCGAAGCGGGGCTGAGCGATGCCGTCCGAACGCTGGCGCAGGTAGTAGCGGCCGCGTGTCAGGACGGCCATCAGTGGAGTCAGGCCGGCGGCGACAACGATGGCGACCAGCGGGGAGTACGGGCCCAGCATCGGTCCAAGCACGCCGAAATAGGCGGCGATGGACAGACCGCTGGAGGCAAGAAAGCTGACCAGCCCCACTGGATTCACCGGATGCAGCATGCCTCGGCGGAATTCGGGCTCCATCGGCGAGAGCTTGAGCAGGTATTTGTTGACCACGATGTCAGTGGCCACGGTAACCACCCAGGCGATCGCGCAATTGGAATAGAAGCCCAGGATATTGCCCAGAAAGGAAAACATGTCGGCTTCCATAAGAGCCAGGGCGATGGCCAGATTGACCAGCACGAAGACCAGCCGGCCGGGATAATGGCCTGTCAGTCGAGTGAAGGCGTTGGTCCAGGCCAGTGAGCCGGAATAGGCATTGGTGACATTGATCTTGATCTGGCTGATGACCACCAGGACCACGGCCAGGGTCAGCGCCAGCCAGCCGGGCACTGCCGTGCTGAAGGCGCCGATGAATTGCTGCACGGGTTCGGTCGCTGTCTGCGGGGAGACCCGACCCAGAATGTAAATGGCCAGAAAGGCGCCAATGGCCTGCTTCAAGGCGCCCAGCAGGACCCAGCCAGGCCCGGCCGCCAGCACGGCCAGCCACCAGCCGCGCCGGTTTTCCCGCGTCCTTGGCGGCATAAAGCGCAGATAATCGATCTGCTCGCCGATCTGGCCCATCAGCGACAAGGCCACGCCGGCGCCCAGCATCACCGCGGCCAGGCTGATGGGCGGCTGCGGACCGCTGCGGAACTGCAGCCAGCGCGAAAAGCTGGCCGGGTCATGCCACAGCAGCCACAGCACAGGGCCGATCATCAGCACCAGCCACAAGGGCGTGGTCCACACCTGCAGCTTGCTCAGCGCCCGCATGCCGTAGATGACCAGCGGAATCACCAGCAGGGTGGAGGCCAGATAGCCGGCCCACAAGGGCAGATGCAGGCCCAGTTGCAGGCCCTGGGCCATGATCGAGCCTTCCAGTGCGAAAAAGATGAAGGTGAAGCTGGCGAAAATCACGCTGGTCAGCACCGAGCCGTAATAGCCGAAGCCGGCCCCCCGGGTGATCAGGTCCAGATCGATATTGTAGCGGGCGCCGTAATAAGCCAGCGGCAGGCCGGTGATGAAGATCAGGGTCGCGGCAAAGGCGATCGACAACAAGGCATTGAGGGTGCCGTGGGCGAGGGCGATGCCGGCGCCGATGGAAAAGTCCGCCAGATAGGCGATGCCACCCAGCGCGGTGATGGCAACCACCGCCGGGCTCCAGCGTCGGTAGCTGCGGGGCGCATAGCGCAGCGTATAGTCTTCCAGTGTCTCGGCTGCGGGCCGATCGCGCATGGTCTTCATGGATGTCCCCCCGGGGCGACGCCCCTCCCACTCCGACGCTAAAACGAGGGCTGCCCCGAATGCAAGTCCTCGCAGGCGGAGGGCCGGCCGCGCTATCGAGTTGTCGGCATGGGTGTAGCATACCGGTGGTCATGGGGTGGCCTCCGGTGTCGCCTCGGCCCTTTGTCCCGCTTTGTGAGGAAGACTTGCATGTCGATTGTCCAGGCCGCGCGCCAGCGCTATACC is part of the Frateuria aurantia DSM 6220 genome and encodes:
- the nrdR gene encoding transcriptional regulator NrdR, whose product is MHCPFCQHEDTRVIDSRLTDDGTTVRRRRECPQCGERFNTFETAELKLPAVVKSGERRESFDEAKLRVSFERALQKRPVHSEAIDIAVRAVIDDLRRSGEREVASRQVGELVMRELKKLDHVAYVRFASVYRKFEDVQAFLQEIDKLQHDLPGLETLQISLLGEDAHSRRKK
- the ribD gene encoding bifunctional diaminohydroxyphosphoribosylaminopyrimidine deaminase/5-amino-6-(5-phosphoribosylamino)uracil reductase RibD, translating into MSQFPFSALDQACMTQALALAAKGLYTTDPNPRVGCVIATGEGVVGQGWHRRAGEPHAEVHALREAGAQAHGATAYVTLEPCAHHGRTPPCADALIEAGVARVVVACQDPFPAVAGQGIERLRQAGIQVDIGLLQAEARALNAGFFSRIERGRPWLRLKMAMSLDGRTALVNGESRWITGEAARADAHRWRARSSAILSSAATVLADDPLLTARLQDEAVEVVTPVRVILDRWLRTPDDARVLDGSAPTWLLHGELAKPSAIQAARARCVVMPERGKHLDLVAVMQWLASEGINEVHLEAGPTLAGALFTAGLADELLIYMAPVLLGDHAMPLLQLPNLLSMDERWDLQPLEQTMLGADLRLRFACLD
- a CDS encoding purine-cytosine permease family protein codes for the protein MRDRPAAETLEDYTLRYAPRSYRRWSPAVVAITALGGIAYLADFSIGAGIALAHGTLNALLSIAFAATLIFITGLPLAYYGARYNIDLDLITRGAGFGYYGSVLTSVIFASFTFIFFALEGSIMAQGLQLGLHLPLWAGYLASTLLVIPLVIYGMRALSKLQVWTTPLWLVLMIGPVLWLLWHDPASFSRWLQFRSGPQPPISLAAVMLGAGVALSLMGQIGEQIDYLRFMPPRTRENRRGWWLAVLAAGPGWVLLGALKQAIGAFLAIYILGRVSPQTATEPVQQFIGAFSTAVPGWLALTLAVVLVVISQIKINVTNAYSGSLAWTNAFTRLTGHYPGRLVFVLVNLAIALALMEADMFSFLGNILGFYSNCAIAWVVTVATDIVVNKYLLKLSPMEPEFRRGMLHPVNPVGLVSFLASSGLSIAAYFGVLGPMLGPYSPLVAIVVAAGLTPLMAVLTRGRYYLRQRSDGIAQPRFDAEGNPAAGDYDCTVCGQTFERPDVLRPAGQPGIICSLCVATRS